One Streptosporangium sp. NBC_01495 DNA window includes the following coding sequences:
- a CDS encoding pentapeptide repeat-containing protein, translating into MADGAPSRQTLSALTRYTAVSRQVFDGQDLTSLQAMHLWFKRCSFVGADLRHATLDGCSFILCDLRGADLRGASLRDVSWAGCDLRDADLRDTNLTAGQLGLVNTGAPPHGLTDVTGARFDDAITNDLQIDQVIGWAR; encoded by the coding sequence ATGGCTGATGGAGCGCCGTCGAGACAGACGCTCAGTGCGCTTACGCGCTACACCGCCGTCAGCCGCCAGGTGTTCGACGGCCAGGACCTAACCTCGCTACAGGCGATGCACCTGTGGTTCAAGCGGTGTTCCTTCGTCGGAGCCGACCTTCGTCATGCCACCCTGGATGGCTGCTCCTTCATACTGTGCGACCTGCGGGGCGCCGATCTGCGAGGCGCATCGCTGAGGGACGTGAGCTGGGCCGGATGTGATCTCCGGGACGCTGATCTGCGCGACACCAACCTGACTGCAGGGCAGTTAGGGCTGGTCAACACCGGTGCGCCACCGCACGGCCTGACCGACGTCACCGGCGCCAGGTTCGACGACGCCATCACCAATGATCTTCAGATCGACCAGGTCATCGGCTGGGCCCGGTAA
- a CDS encoding RNA polymerase sigma factor has translation MDETDNRSRFEAVYRRTYEQILGYAMRRCSCAEDAADVVAETYVIAWRRMDELPHGEAGRLWLYGVARRVLANHRRGERRRATRHAELTAQAELLYPPAFPLSGPDEVGQALDTLSDDDRELLTLAVWEDLDPGQIAEVLGCSRTAARTRLYRARKRFTKALQQIRPSACLETRPLVEKESR, from the coding sequence GTGGATGAAACAGACAACCGGTCTCGGTTCGAGGCCGTGTACCGGCGAACGTACGAGCAGATCCTCGGTTACGCCATGCGGCGCTGTTCCTGCGCCGAGGACGCGGCCGATGTCGTGGCTGAGACCTATGTGATCGCCTGGCGGCGGATGGATGAGCTCCCGCACGGCGAGGCCGGCAGGCTCTGGTTGTACGGCGTGGCTCGACGGGTCCTGGCCAACCACCGTCGTGGCGAGCGACGCAGAGCCACCCGGCATGCCGAGCTCACGGCCCAGGCCGAGCTTCTCTACCCTCCGGCCTTCCCCCTGAGCGGGCCTGACGAGGTGGGCCAGGCCCTGGACACGCTTTCGGACGATGATCGCGAGCTGCTGACCCTGGCCGTCTGGGAGGATCTCGACCCCGGACAGATCGCCGAGGTGCTGGGCTGCTCACGAACCGCCGCCCGCACCCGCCTGTACCGGGCCCGCAAGCGCTTCACCAAGGCCCTGCAGCAGATCCGCCCATCGGCCTGTCTCGAAACGCGGCCTCTCGTCGAGAAGGAGTCACGATGA
- a CDS encoding UDP-glucose dehydrogenase family protein, whose translation MGEAELPRLTVIGTGYLGATHAVCMASLGYDVVGLDVDSKKIERLQAGEVPFFEPGLPELLGKALASGRLRFTTSYAEAAEHGDIHFVCVGTPQQPGSDACDLSYVDAAVRDLAAHLTRRCLVVGKSTVPVNTAARLAGLLRELAPAGEEVELAWNPEFLREGFAVDDTLKPDRLVFGVTSEWARERLAAAFQPILDLGTPVVVTDLATAELVKVAANSFLATKISYINAMAEVCEATGADVRDLAKALAYDDRIGGRFLQPGLGFGGGCLPKDIRAFAHRAEEIGVGQAVSFLREVDAINRRRRSRTIDLVRELLGGQLDGKRIACLGAAFKPNSDDIRDAPALDVARTMHGLGANVRVYDPAALDNARRTYPELRYGTSALDVARDADVVVLLTEWAEFREIEPSALAKVVKYPRIVDGRHALDANTWRAEGWEYRALGCP comes from the coding sequence GACTGACGGTGATCGGAACCGGCTACCTCGGGGCGACGCACGCGGTTTGTATGGCGTCGCTGGGGTACGACGTCGTCGGCCTCGACGTGGACAGCAAGAAGATCGAAAGACTGCAGGCCGGGGAGGTACCGTTCTTCGAGCCCGGCCTGCCCGAGTTGCTGGGCAAGGCCCTGGCATCGGGCCGGCTCCGGTTCACCACCTCCTACGCGGAGGCCGCCGAGCACGGCGACATCCACTTCGTCTGCGTCGGCACCCCTCAGCAGCCGGGCTCGGACGCCTGCGACCTGAGCTACGTCGACGCCGCCGTACGCGACCTGGCCGCCCACCTGACCCGGCGCTGCCTGGTGGTCGGCAAGTCGACCGTCCCGGTGAACACCGCCGCCCGCCTGGCCGGCCTGCTGCGCGAGCTGGCCCCGGCGGGAGAGGAGGTGGAGCTGGCCTGGAACCCGGAGTTCCTGCGGGAGGGCTTCGCGGTCGACGACACGCTCAAGCCCGACCGGCTCGTGTTCGGCGTCACCTCGGAGTGGGCACGCGAGCGGCTCGCCGCGGCGTTCCAGCCGATCCTCGACCTCGGCACCCCGGTGGTGGTCACCGACCTGGCCACCGCGGAGCTGGTCAAGGTGGCCGCCAACTCGTTCCTGGCCACCAAGATCTCCTACATCAACGCGATGGCCGAGGTCTGCGAGGCCACCGGGGCCGACGTCCGCGATCTGGCCAAAGCCCTCGCCTACGACGACCGGATCGGCGGCCGGTTCCTCCAGCCCGGTCTGGGCTTCGGCGGCGGCTGCCTGCCCAAGGACATCCGGGCCTTCGCGCACCGGGCGGAGGAGATCGGTGTCGGCCAGGCCGTCTCCTTCCTCCGCGAGGTCGACGCGATCAACCGGCGCCGGCGTTCCCGGACCATCGACCTGGTCAGGGAACTGCTCGGCGGCCAGCTCGACGGCAAGAGGATCGCCTGCCTGGGGGCGGCCTTCAAGCCCAACTCCGACGACATCAGGGACGCCCCGGCACTGGACGTGGCCCGGACCATGCATGGGCTGGGCGCCAACGTCCGGGTGTACGACCCGGCCGCGCTGGACAACGCGCGCCGCACCTATCCGGAGCTCAGGTACGGCACGAGCGCACTGGACGTGGCCCGCGACGCGGACGTGGTGGTCCTGCTCACCGAGTGGGCCGAGTTCCGCGAGATCGAGCCCTCGGCACTGGCGAAGGTGGTCAAATACCCCCGGATCGTGGACGGCCGGCACGCGCTCGACGCGAACACCTGGCGCGCGGAGGGCTGGGAATACCGGGCTCTGGGCTGCCCCTGA
- a CDS encoding DUF418 domain-containing protein, whose translation MSASDRRITGQYDSRSATTSSRADQSQKGRFFGDILGAYGLVGLVLAGFIRREDKVVLRAAAAGLVLHVVILFGFGLLTISAPKGDTPAAMADPIEATVMRLIGWSGMTPTYFAASVVPAFLFGIWAARRRVLEDPISHRDLLSRVAVLGTGPAVAGAVPLMLIDTRIWTPSDMVAVSAYALHSVTGIAGGLAYAAIIGLAVGRMRRGHPGPVVRALAACGQWSLTCYLLQSVIFVTEVESFTIGIDTTSVKPRFAPSPSGAPDITPNSEAEDQGSSRPGG comes from the coding sequence GTGTCCGCGAGCGATCGCAGAATTACCGGCCAATACGACTCACGCTCTGCCACTACTTCATCACGAGCGGATCAGAGCCAGAAAGGTCGGTTCTTCGGTGACATCCTCGGGGCGTACGGGCTGGTCGGGCTCGTGCTCGCCGGGTTCATCCGGCGCGAGGACAAGGTCGTGCTACGGGCCGCCGCCGCAGGGCTGGTACTGCACGTCGTGATCCTGTTCGGCTTCGGACTGCTCACCATCTCCGCGCCCAAGGGCGACACGCCCGCCGCCATGGCGGACCCGATCGAGGCGACCGTGATGCGGCTCATCGGCTGGTCCGGGATGACGCCCACCTACTTCGCCGCCAGCGTCGTGCCGGCCTTCCTGTTCGGGATCTGGGCGGCAAGGCGCCGCGTGCTGGAGGACCCCATCTCCCACCGGGACCTGCTCTCCCGGGTCGCCGTCCTGGGCACCGGGCCGGCCGTCGCCGGCGCGGTGCCGCTGATGCTGATCGACACCCGCATCTGGACGCCATCGGACATGGTCGCCGTGTCGGCGTACGCACTGCACAGCGTGACCGGCATCGCCGGCGGGCTCGCGTACGCGGCCATCATCGGACTCGCCGTCGGCCGGATGCGGCGCGGCCATCCCGGCCCGGTCGTCAGGGCCCTGGCCGCGTGCGGCCAATGGTCACTGACCTGCTACCTCCTCCAGTCAGTGATCTTCGTAACGGAAGTCGAATCGTTCACCATCGGAATCGACACGACCTCGGTCAAACCCAGGTTTGCGCCGAGTCCGAGCGGCGCACCCGACATCACCCCGAATTCCGAGGCTGAGGATCAAGGTAGCTCGCGGCCTGGAGGGTGA